tcaataaaaataaataaatgaataaattttaaaaagaaaacaaaaaaatacagtttttttgcagttttattgagttataattgacatacagcactgtaaaagtttaaggtgtacagcataatgatttgacttaatgTCCAAGATgaagtgattatcacaataagtttagtgaacatccatcatcttgtatagatacaaaattaaagaaatacaaaaaaatgttttccttgtgatgaaaactctaggatttattctcttaataacttatatatataaaatacagcagTGCCATTATATCTATCATAGTGTACATTACATCTCTagtacttattcatcttatagctggaagttggtatcttttgactgccttcatccaattcccttcccccctcaccacCCACTTCCCATAAcaacaaatctgatctcttatgagtttgtttgtttttgaagtataactgacctacaacactatgttagttcctgttacacagcatagtgatttgatatttctatacatttcaaaacaaTCACAATGATCAGTCTAGTTACCgtatgtcaccatacaaagatattaccagttattgactatatttcccacATTATATATTTCATACTTGTGACATTTATTTTGCAGCTGAAGTTAGTagctcttaatctccctcatctgtttcttcccccaccccacacctctggccaccacctgtttgttctctgtatctataactgcacagaaaaaaattttgaagaacACACTCAACGGATGAGttttatctagaatatataatggaCCCATAATTCAGTAAAGACACAATctaattaaaaatggacaaaggttacttcaccaaagaagatatattaaCAGCAGAGAAGCACATGAAACAGTGCTCGGTGCCATTAGTCACTAGGAAGATgcagatttgtattttaaaaggtcACCCAGGCTTCAATGTAGTGAAACAAAcagtgaaactgagcaggacctcAGACGTGACTGCAGGGAGAACGGTTAAGGGGCTACTGTCATAAGACTAGTGGCAGTAGTTGCTTGAATTACGGTGATTGTGGGGAATGGGGAGAATTACAAATTAGAACACTATTCAGGAAGCAAATGAATAGGAAGGCCCTGACACTGACTTTGATTTAGAGGGCAAAGGGTTAGAAATGATTCCACGTTTTCTGGCTCATCCAGTTAGGGGGCTGATGATGCCACTCACAGCCGTGGTGAAAACTGGAGGAAGACCAGGTGTGGGGAAAGACTGGGTTTATGTTCAACGAGCACTTTGAGGTACCTTTGAGACACCAAAGTAGAATCATAGAGCTGAGAGTTGGAGCCAGATGCTTTCTGAGCCTTGTCTCTTGTATTTGCTGTGGACAGAAGCCAAAAAGCAGTGGGCTGAGGTTTaaagtgggggaagggagagaagaccACAGGTTGCCAAATCAGAGCCCCCTGATCTGTCCCTATAAAGCAGGGAGGTGGAGACCAGCTTTCCATCGGTAGTCTACACTAGTAAAGCAGGAGGACCTCCAGGCAAAGGGGAGTTCGAGTTCTCCTTTAAATACTTCATTTAGAGCCCTGGAGGAATCCTGCCATTCTTGAGATGCCCTAAACAGAGACAAACTGAAGCCAAAGGTCTGATTCTCACTGCTTCTCCAGTTCTTGCCCTCCCCTCATTGCTTACTCCCAACTAGTGTACAGACTGCATTTATGTCGATGTGACCTCAGGAAATCAAAAGATTCTGTAGTGCAGGTCATTTAAAATCTTAGCAAACGACCTTCTGTCCAGCTTTTCCACATGGAGTCTATAATCTGTTGAAGCAGGGGAAAAGAgcatgctttgctttatttttgtagCTCATTAGTGAATCCTGACCATACTCCTCCTTAGGTCCATTTCCCATCTCAGTCTGGTTCTCATTTTCTTAGAAAGGACAATGGGATCTTTAAATTCACTCAGTTTGTGTTGGGAAGAGACCATTAGTACTCAGTCGGAGTAGGCTTCTAGCCGCACATTCTGGGGAGGGCATTtacacctcctgcccctcctctttCCCTAGTTTGGCATACTCCAACTCGTGTTTTGCTCTCTCTATAAatatgagagaaaataaaagacactATTCAGCCTCCTTGGTCTGAAAATTCTGGCGTTTCAGTGGTTTTCTTTAAGAGGGGTCCTCATTTGTAACCAGCTTTGTCATGAACGGAAATCAATCTGAATGTCctattgtgcatttttttctttcctcacagCCTGAAATGGCTTTTGCCAAATTTTCAAGCTGAACCTGAAAGACCCTTCTCATTTTCTGCTCCCTGACTCCAGCCGCATTGAGTCTTCGCAGAGATTTCTCAGGCAGAAGGGCTGCAGCGTGAGGATTGGGAGGAACTCGACCTACTCCGCTAACCCAGTGGCCTGAGCCAATCACAAAGAGGATTGGAACTTCGCTCGAGccccccttcccatcccctgcccctgcagcAGCCTCCAGGAAAGAGGGGCACTGGAGGGGTGTGTTTGCAATTCAAATCCCTGGCTTTCTGCCCGCCTCTTTTCTAAATAAGAAGGCCGGAGCTGCTGTGAGGTGCAAAGGGATAATCCGAATTGCACTGGCAAGATCCTTGCCTCTGCCTCTCTTACCTGTTTCCGAAGCTAACGGGAAAGGGGCAAGGATGGTGGAGGCTTTCTGTGCTACCTGGAAGCTGACAGACAGTCAGAACTTTGATGAGTACATGAAGGCTCTAGGTAGGTAAAAATAAGATGTGCTGTTCTCTTCCTAACCTGCACCTTCAAATACTTGCAGATTCCTCTTCTCACCCATCAGATTAGCAAGAGACAAAGACAGATCACATTGTCATAATCGGCTGCTAGGCTGTGCATTTGCCACGGAATGGATTTTTGAATGTGGAATTTTCCTGCTTTCTTGCCTAGGGCCAAATAATGGAGCATTTGATATTTTGTGAAGGATGGGAACCTTCTAagccttttctgatttttctccagCATCTACTTATTTATGTACCCAAATAAGCATCCACTTATTATTATAGCTCAGTAGTTGTCTTGCATGATTAATGGGCTAAACATACTCTAATGAAACTTACACTTAAGGACATGGATTCCAGAATGggaaaggaggggctgggggtatagctcagtgtgcttaacatgcattgggtcctaggttcaatcctcagtacctccataaacTAACAAGCAAATAGATAGGAAAGTAGACTCCTGCTTTGCGAGCTATTTGGGAAGTTGCAGCTGACTGTATTGCTTCCTTTTGTTATTTTAGGTGTGGGTTTTGCCACTAGGCAGGTGGGAAATGTGACTAAACCAACAGTGATCATCAGTCAGGAGGGTGACAAAGTGGTGATCAGGACCCAAAGCACATTCAAGAACACAGAGATTAGTTTCCATCTGGGAGAAGAGTTTGATGAAACCACTGCAGATGACAGGAACTGTAAGGTAAGGAGCCACTCTTATAGGATGGGGATGGGAAGGAGGGAATAAAAAAGAGATTCccaatgtttcttttttcctagaTGATGGGAAGTGGAAAATGTTCTCTGTAtttcacttcagagagaaggacccaGGGTTAGTTTTGCATTCTAGTGTGCATAGTTTGTACTATGAACAGTGGACACTTGCTATAGGTCAAATCTTGAATCTATTTGTTTaccatgtttttctcattttatatcaACTTGTATTTCAGAAAGGATTTAATAGTTTCGGGTGAAAGGCAGATTGCATTTTGTTTAATCTCTCTTTTGCCTCAGATTGACTAAATCAGCAGCTTGCCTCATTCTAAGTCTCTGTTTAAAGGAGTAGAGCAATTAGTCAGAAAGTGTtagttcaggattttttttttatttctgatacatacATTTTTGCATCTAGACGTATACATTTCAGTTAAATTGTGAATTACTACAGTTTTCATAATAATGACTCTGGAAGCAACAGAGGAAATGGTACTAATGTTGATAATTTGTTGAtcactatttatttaattatattactcCTATCAAAATCAATTAATTTGATTTCCATAACAGAAATCTGATCTGTTCCTattgctatattctgcattttgttgTTGGTCCCAGTCTGTTGTTAGTCTGGATGGAGACAGACTTGTTCATGTGCAGAAATGGGATGGCAAAGAAACAAATTTTGTGAGAGAGATTAAGGATGGCAAAATGGTCATGGTGAGTAAGAGCAATCctacctttcttcctccttgcctTCCCCCATTTCTCATCTTCTTCCCTGTCCCTCCCTCGCTCCttttcttccatccttccttctttaATAACACCAAGTCACCAGCAGTTTCTTGAATCACgtttaaaacagaagaaataaaaatatcttcactAATTGTTTCCTCCACTCGCTTCTTTAatgatagaaaaagagaaaaaaattctacttAAGTGTAGTTTTAAAAAGTTGCCACTTATTTAGCTAGAATTGTGTCAAAAGAACAATTTCTGTTGGATTACTGTAGATGTCAATCCTCAGATGAAATCTAAATATAAAACCAATCATcctgaaaatatataaagatgacATTACTATATCATGGATTtgctgaatctcagaaaaattacTTTATAGCTCCTGTAATAAATaagagatttttaaacattttatattttagtttataAAGTTCATACAAGTTCAGTGcagataatttagaatataacagaaaagtgtaacaaaaaatagaaaaatcgtTTCCAATTTCCCCTCTGTGACAACCATTTTGATATGACTTTCTTCTATTCTAGTCTTTCTTTTTCATGCATAAATGCCTATAGAACATGTCTGTTCAGTACTGGATGGTCATGTAAAAACTACAACATAGAAAGTAATTTAGAAATCATTTCACTGATGATGGAGCAGCatctggaaaactggaaaaaatgttATGTCTTAATCTAGCACTCCAGACACTTTTTTGTGAACTGCGTAATGCAATGCCAATTTTGATAATGCTGAAGTAGTCAATTCAagtagttttttttggggggggggtgcttcATATATTCCTTCTAAGATAACAGCAgaaagagttttttgtttttgttactgaaGATAATTGACATTTGTTTACTTCTTCCCTTGACCACAGCAGTCAGAGCTGTTGGGTTGAATTAGAGGACGTACAtagtcatgtttcttttcttgGATGGAAGTTGGGGTGGGCAGCAGAGAGACAGTTTCCTTTCATGTTAACCAATATTTGCCCACATTTTCCAGCAgtgattataaaaaaaatcatttataaagGATTCAATCTAAAATTCTTCTTTAtgcttttatcttcatttttttccctgaacaCAGAAAATTGGATAGCTCAGCTTTGGCATGAATGACTGTGATTAGGCAAGACTGAgttcaaaaaaggaaatgaaagtaatGGGT
This sequence is a window from Vicugna pacos chromosome 8, VicPac4, whole genome shotgun sequence. Protein-coding genes within it:
- the FABP7 gene encoding fatty acid-binding protein, brain isoform X2 → MVEAFCATWKLTDSQNFDEYMKALGVGFATRQVGNVTKPTVIISQEGDKVVIRTQSTFKNTEISFHLGEEFDETTADDRNCKKSDLFLLLYSAFCCWSQSVVSLDGDRLVHVQKWDGKETNFVREIKDGKMVMTLTFGDVVAVRHYEKA
- the FABP7 gene encoding fatty acid-binding protein, brain isoform X1, which produces MVEAFCATWKLTDSQNFDEYMKALGVGFATRQVGNVTKPTVIISQEGDKVVIRTQSTFKNTEISFHLGEEFDETTADDRNCKSVVSLDGDRLVHVQKWDGKETNFVREIKDGKMVMTLTFGDVVAVRHYEKA